A portion of the Saimiri boliviensis isolate mSaiBol1 chromosome 1, mSaiBol1.pri, whole genome shotgun sequence genome contains these proteins:
- the LOC101048092 gene encoding liver carboxylesterase 1 isoform X2 — MGNAGQGCALGLNSAVPELHGDLAGPGSCRPSRMWLRALFLATLAGSTTWGHPSSPPVVDTVHGKVLGKFTSLQGFAQPVAVFLGIPFAKPPLGPLRFTPPQPAEPWSFVKNATSYPPMCSQDAVTGQFLSELLTNRKENIPLKFSEDCLYLNIYTPADLTKKSRLPVMVWIHGGGLLLGGASTYDGLALAAHENVVVVTIQYRLGIWGFFSTGDEHSRGNWGHLDQLAALRWVQDNIASFGGNPGSVTIFGESAGGESVSVLVFSPLAKNLFHRAISESGVALTAVLVEKGDIKPLAEQIATTAGCKTTTSAVMVHCLRQKSEEELLETTMKMSHLLLPTVIDGVVLPKAPEELQAARKFNPVPYMIGINKQEFGWILPMSMGYQLSEGKLDQKTAMSLLWNSHPIVKIPKELIPEATEKYLGGTDDPVKKKDLFMDLVGDVIFGVPSVIVARNHRDAGAPTYMYEFQYRPSFSSAMKPKTVIGDHGDEIFSVFGAPFLKEGGSEEEIRLSEMVMKFWANFARNGNPNGEGLPHWPEYNQKEGYLQIGAKTQAAQKLKDKEVAFWTNLFGKKVVEKPTQTEHIEL; from the exons CCTGTGGTGGACACCGTGCATGGTAAAGTCCTGGGGAAGTTCACCAGCTTACAAGGATTTGCACAGCCTGTGGCCGTTTTCCTGGGAATCCCTTTTGCCAAGCCCCCTCTTGGACCCCTGAGGTTTACTCCACCGCAACCTGCAGAGCCATGGAGCTTCGTGAAGAATGCCACCTCCTACCCTCCCAT GTGCTCCCAAGATGCCGTGACGGGGCAGTTTCTCTCCGAGCTCTTAACCAACCGTAAGGAGAACATTCCTCTCAAGTTTTCTGAAGACTGTCTTTACCTCAATATTTACACTCCTGCTGACTTGACCAAGAAAAGCAGGCTGCCG GTGATGGTGTGGATCCATGGAGGGGGGCTGCTTTTGGGTGGAGCATCAACGTATGATGGGTTGGCCCTCGCTGCCCATGAAAACGTGGTGGTGGTGACGATTCAGTACCGTCTGGGTATCTGGGGATTCTTCAG CACAGGAGATGAACACAGCAGGGGGAACTGGGGTCACCTGGACCAGCTGGCTGCCCTGCGCTGGGTCCAGGACAACATTGCCAGCTTCGGTGGGAACCCAGGCTCTGTGACCATCTTTGGAGAGTCAGCGGGAGGAGAAAGTGTCTCTGTTCTT GTTTTCTCTCCATTGGCCAAGAACCTCTTCCACCGGGCCATTTCTGAGAGTGGCGTGGCCCTCACTGCTGTTCTGGTGGAGAAAGGCGACATCAAGCCCCTGGCTGAG CAAATTGCTACCACTGCTGGGTGTAAAACCACCACCTCAGCTGTCATGGTTCACTGCCTGCGACAGAAGTCGGAAGAGGAGCTCTTGGAGACGACAATGAAAATG AGTCACTTGTTGTTGCCCACGGTGATTGACGGGGTTGTGCTGCCAAAAGCACCTGAGGAGCTGCAAGCTGCAAGGAAATTCAACCCTGTTCCCTACATGATCGGAATCAACAAGCAGGAGTTTGGCTGGATTCTTCCAATG tcgaTGGGCTATCAACTCTCCGAAGGGAAACTGGACCAGAAGACAGCCATGTCACTCTTGTGGAACTCCCATCCCATTGTT AAAATTCCTAAGGAACTTATTCCAGAAGCCACTGAGAAGTACTTAGGAGGAACAGATGACCCTGTCAAAAAGAAAGACCTCTTCATGGACTTGGTGGGGGATGTGATATTTGGTGTCCCGTCTGTGATTGTGGCCCGAAACCACAGAG ATGCTGGAGCACCCACCTACATGTACGAGTTTCAGTATCGTCCAAGCTTCTCATCAGCCATGAAACCCAAGACGGTGATAGGAGACCATGGGGACGAGATCTTCTCTGTCTTTGGGGCCCCGTTTTTAAAAG AGGGTGGCTCTGAAGAGGAGATCAGACTTAGCGAGATGGTGATGAAATTCTGGGCCAATTTTGCTCGCAATGG AAACCCCAATGGGGAAGGCCTGCCCCACTGGCCAGAGTACAACCAGAAGGAAGGGTACCTACAGATTGGTGCCAAGACCCAGGCGGCCCAGAAGCTGAAGGACAAGGAAGTGGCTTTCTGGACTAACCTCTTTGGCAAGAAGGTGGTGGAGAAGCCAACTCAGACAGAACACATTGAGCTGTGA
- the LOC101048092 gene encoding liver carboxylesterase 1 isoform X4, whose translation MGNAGQGCALGLNSAVPELHGDLAGPGSCRPSRMWLRALFLATLAGSTTWGHPSSPPVVDTVHGKVLGKFTSLQGFAQPVAVFLGIPFAKPPLGPLRFTPPQPAEPWSFVKNATSYPPMCSQDAVTGQFLSELLTNRKENIPLKFSEDCLYLNIYTPADLTKKSRLPVMVWIHGGGLLLGGASTYDGLALAAHENVVVVTIQYRLGIWGFFSTGDEHSRGNWGHLDQLAALRWVQDNIASFGGNPGSVTIFGESAGGESVSVLVFSPLAKNLFHRAISESGVALTAVLVEKGDIKPLAEQIATTAGCKTTTSAVMVHCLRQKSEEELLETTMKMKFFSVDLLGDPRESHLLLPTVIDGVVLPKAPEELQAARKFNPVPYMIGINKQEFGWILPMSMGYQLSEGKLDQKTAMSLLWNSHPIVKIPKELIPEATEKYLGGTDDPVKKKDLFMDLVGDVIFGVPSVIVARNHRDAGAPTYMYEFQYRPSFSSAMKPKTVIGDHGDEIFSVFGAPFLKEGGSEEEIRLSEMVMKFWANFARNGNPNGEGLPHWPEYNQKEGYLQIGAKTQAAQKLKDKEVAFWTNLFGKKVVEKPTQTEHIEL comes from the exons CCTGTGGTGGACACCGTGCATGGTAAAGTCCTGGGGAAGTTCACCAGCTTACAAGGATTTGCACAGCCTGTGGCCGTTTTCCTGGGAATCCCTTTTGCCAAGCCCCCTCTTGGACCCCTGAGGTTTACTCCACCGCAACCTGCAGAGCCATGGAGCTTCGTGAAGAATGCCACCTCCTACCCTCCCAT GTGCTCCCAAGATGCCGTGACGGGGCAGTTTCTCTCCGAGCTCTTAACCAACCGTAAGGAGAACATTCCTCTCAAGTTTTCTGAAGACTGTCTTTACCTCAATATTTACACTCCTGCTGACTTGACCAAGAAAAGCAGGCTGCCG GTGATGGTGTGGATCCATGGAGGGGGGCTGCTTTTGGGTGGAGCATCAACGTATGATGGGTTGGCCCTCGCTGCCCATGAAAACGTGGTGGTGGTGACGATTCAGTACCGTCTGGGTATCTGGGGATTCTTCAG CACAGGAGATGAACACAGCAGGGGGAACTGGGGTCACCTGGACCAGCTGGCTGCCCTGCGCTGGGTCCAGGACAACATTGCCAGCTTCGGTGGGAACCCAGGCTCTGTGACCATCTTTGGAGAGTCAGCGGGAGGAGAAAGTGTCTCTGTTCTT GTTTTCTCTCCATTGGCCAAGAACCTCTTCCACCGGGCCATTTCTGAGAGTGGCGTGGCCCTCACTGCTGTTCTGGTGGAGAAAGGCGACATCAAGCCCCTGGCTGAG CAAATTGCTACCACTGCTGGGTGTAAAACCACCACCTCAGCTGTCATGGTTCACTGCCTGCGACAGAAGTCGGAAGAGGAGCTCTTGGAGACGACAATGAAAATG AAATTCTTCTCTGTGGACTTACTTGGAGACCCCAGAGAA AGTCACTTGTTGTTGCCCACGGTGATTGACGGGGTTGTGCTGCCAAAAGCACCTGAGGAGCTGCAAGCTGCAAGGAAATTCAACCCTGTTCCCTACATGATCGGAATCAACAAGCAGGAGTTTGGCTGGATTCTTCCAATG tcgaTGGGCTATCAACTCTCCGAAGGGAAACTGGACCAGAAGACAGCCATGTCACTCTTGTGGAACTCCCATCCCATTGTT AAAATTCCTAAGGAACTTATTCCAGAAGCCACTGAGAAGTACTTAGGAGGAACAGATGACCCTGTCAAAAAGAAAGACCTCTTCATGGACTTGGTGGGGGATGTGATATTTGGTGTCCCGTCTGTGATTGTGGCCCGAAACCACAGAG ATGCTGGAGCACCCACCTACATGTACGAGTTTCAGTATCGTCCAAGCTTCTCATCAGCCATGAAACCCAAGACGGTGATAGGAGACCATGGGGACGAGATCTTCTCTGTCTTTGGGGCCCCGTTTTTAAAAG AGGGTGGCTCTGAAGAGGAGATCAGACTTAGCGAGATGGTGATGAAATTCTGGGCCAATTTTGCTCGCAATGG AAACCCCAATGGGGAAGGCCTGCCCCACTGGCCAGAGTACAACCAGAAGGAAGGGTACCTACAGATTGGTGCCAAGACCCAGGCGGCCCAGAAGCTGAAGGACAAGGAAGTGGCTTTCTGGACTAACCTCTTTGGCAAGAAGGTGGTGGAGAAGCCAACTCAGACAGAACACATTGAGCTGTGA
- the LOC101048092 gene encoding liver carboxylesterase 1 isoform X1 translates to MGNAGQGCALGLNSAVPELHGDLAGPGSCRPSRMWLRALFLATLAGSTTWAGHPSSPPVVDTVHGKVLGKFTSLQGFAQPVAVFLGIPFAKPPLGPLRFTPPQPAEPWSFVKNATSYPPMCSQDAVTGQFLSELLTNRKENIPLKFSEDCLYLNIYTPADLTKKSRLPVMVWIHGGGLLLGGASTYDGLALAAHENVVVVTIQYRLGIWGFFSTGDEHSRGNWGHLDQLAALRWVQDNIASFGGNPGSVTIFGESAGGESVSVLVFSPLAKNLFHRAISESGVALTAVLVEKGDIKPLAEQIATTAGCKTTTSAVMVHCLRQKSEEELLETTMKMSHLLLPTVIDGVVLPKAPEELQAARKFNPVPYMIGINKQEFGWILPMSMGYQLSEGKLDQKTAMSLLWNSHPIVKIPKELIPEATEKYLGGTDDPVKKKDLFMDLVGDVIFGVPSVIVARNHRDAGAPTYMYEFQYRPSFSSAMKPKTVIGDHGDEIFSVFGAPFLKEGGSEEEIRLSEMVMKFWANFARNGNPNGEGLPHWPEYNQKEGYLQIGAKTQAAQKLKDKEVAFWTNLFGKKVVEKPTQTEHIEL, encoded by the exons CCTGTGGTGGACACCGTGCATGGTAAAGTCCTGGGGAAGTTCACCAGCTTACAAGGATTTGCACAGCCTGTGGCCGTTTTCCTGGGAATCCCTTTTGCCAAGCCCCCTCTTGGACCCCTGAGGTTTACTCCACCGCAACCTGCAGAGCCATGGAGCTTCGTGAAGAATGCCACCTCCTACCCTCCCAT GTGCTCCCAAGATGCCGTGACGGGGCAGTTTCTCTCCGAGCTCTTAACCAACCGTAAGGAGAACATTCCTCTCAAGTTTTCTGAAGACTGTCTTTACCTCAATATTTACACTCCTGCTGACTTGACCAAGAAAAGCAGGCTGCCG GTGATGGTGTGGATCCATGGAGGGGGGCTGCTTTTGGGTGGAGCATCAACGTATGATGGGTTGGCCCTCGCTGCCCATGAAAACGTGGTGGTGGTGACGATTCAGTACCGTCTGGGTATCTGGGGATTCTTCAG CACAGGAGATGAACACAGCAGGGGGAACTGGGGTCACCTGGACCAGCTGGCTGCCCTGCGCTGGGTCCAGGACAACATTGCCAGCTTCGGTGGGAACCCAGGCTCTGTGACCATCTTTGGAGAGTCAGCGGGAGGAGAAAGTGTCTCTGTTCTT GTTTTCTCTCCATTGGCCAAGAACCTCTTCCACCGGGCCATTTCTGAGAGTGGCGTGGCCCTCACTGCTGTTCTGGTGGAGAAAGGCGACATCAAGCCCCTGGCTGAG CAAATTGCTACCACTGCTGGGTGTAAAACCACCACCTCAGCTGTCATGGTTCACTGCCTGCGACAGAAGTCGGAAGAGGAGCTCTTGGAGACGACAATGAAAATG AGTCACTTGTTGTTGCCCACGGTGATTGACGGGGTTGTGCTGCCAAAAGCACCTGAGGAGCTGCAAGCTGCAAGGAAATTCAACCCTGTTCCCTACATGATCGGAATCAACAAGCAGGAGTTTGGCTGGATTCTTCCAATG tcgaTGGGCTATCAACTCTCCGAAGGGAAACTGGACCAGAAGACAGCCATGTCACTCTTGTGGAACTCCCATCCCATTGTT AAAATTCCTAAGGAACTTATTCCAGAAGCCACTGAGAAGTACTTAGGAGGAACAGATGACCCTGTCAAAAAGAAAGACCTCTTCATGGACTTGGTGGGGGATGTGATATTTGGTGTCCCGTCTGTGATTGTGGCCCGAAACCACAGAG ATGCTGGAGCACCCACCTACATGTACGAGTTTCAGTATCGTCCAAGCTTCTCATCAGCCATGAAACCCAAGACGGTGATAGGAGACCATGGGGACGAGATCTTCTCTGTCTTTGGGGCCCCGTTTTTAAAAG AGGGTGGCTCTGAAGAGGAGATCAGACTTAGCGAGATGGTGATGAAATTCTGGGCCAATTTTGCTCGCAATGG AAACCCCAATGGGGAAGGCCTGCCCCACTGGCCAGAGTACAACCAGAAGGAAGGGTACCTACAGATTGGTGCCAAGACCCAGGCGGCCCAGAAGCTGAAGGACAAGGAAGTGGCTTTCTGGACTAACCTCTTTGGCAAGAAGGTGGTGGAGAAGCCAACTCAGACAGAACACATTGAGCTGTGA
- the LOC101048092 gene encoding liver carboxylesterase 1 isoform X3 — MGNAGQGCALGLNSAVPELHGDLAGPGSCRPSRMWLRALFLATLAGSTTWAGHPSSPPVVDTVHGKVLGKFTSLQGFAQPVAVFLGIPFAKPPLGPLRFTPPQPAEPWSFVKNATSYPPMCSQDAVTGQFLSELLTNRKENIPLKFSEDCLYLNIYTPADLTKKSRLPVMVWIHGGGLLLGGASTYDGLALAAHENVVVVTIQYRLGIWGFFSTGDEHSRGNWGHLDQLAALRWVQDNIASFGGNPGSVTIFGESAGGESVSVLVFSPLAKNLFHRAISESGVALTAVLVEKGDIKPLAEQIATTAGCKTTTSAVMVHCLRQKSEEELLETTMKMKFFSVDLLGDPRESHLLLPTVIDGVVLPKAPEELQAARKFNPVPYMIGINKQEFGWILPMSMGYQLSEGKLDQKTAMSLLWNSHPIVKIPKELIPEATEKYLGGTDDPVKKKDLFMDLVGDVIFGVPSVIVARNHRDAGAPTYMYEFQYRPSFSSAMKPKTVIGDHGDEIFSVFGAPFLKEGGSEEEIRLSEMVMKFWANFARNGNPNGEGLPHWPEYNQKEGYLQIGAKTQAAQKLKDKEVAFWTNLFGKKVVEKPTQTEHIEL, encoded by the exons CCTGTGGTGGACACCGTGCATGGTAAAGTCCTGGGGAAGTTCACCAGCTTACAAGGATTTGCACAGCCTGTGGCCGTTTTCCTGGGAATCCCTTTTGCCAAGCCCCCTCTTGGACCCCTGAGGTTTACTCCACCGCAACCTGCAGAGCCATGGAGCTTCGTGAAGAATGCCACCTCCTACCCTCCCAT GTGCTCCCAAGATGCCGTGACGGGGCAGTTTCTCTCCGAGCTCTTAACCAACCGTAAGGAGAACATTCCTCTCAAGTTTTCTGAAGACTGTCTTTACCTCAATATTTACACTCCTGCTGACTTGACCAAGAAAAGCAGGCTGCCG GTGATGGTGTGGATCCATGGAGGGGGGCTGCTTTTGGGTGGAGCATCAACGTATGATGGGTTGGCCCTCGCTGCCCATGAAAACGTGGTGGTGGTGACGATTCAGTACCGTCTGGGTATCTGGGGATTCTTCAG CACAGGAGATGAACACAGCAGGGGGAACTGGGGTCACCTGGACCAGCTGGCTGCCCTGCGCTGGGTCCAGGACAACATTGCCAGCTTCGGTGGGAACCCAGGCTCTGTGACCATCTTTGGAGAGTCAGCGGGAGGAGAAAGTGTCTCTGTTCTT GTTTTCTCTCCATTGGCCAAGAACCTCTTCCACCGGGCCATTTCTGAGAGTGGCGTGGCCCTCACTGCTGTTCTGGTGGAGAAAGGCGACATCAAGCCCCTGGCTGAG CAAATTGCTACCACTGCTGGGTGTAAAACCACCACCTCAGCTGTCATGGTTCACTGCCTGCGACAGAAGTCGGAAGAGGAGCTCTTGGAGACGACAATGAAAATG AAATTCTTCTCTGTGGACTTACTTGGAGACCCCAGAGAA AGTCACTTGTTGTTGCCCACGGTGATTGACGGGGTTGTGCTGCCAAAAGCACCTGAGGAGCTGCAAGCTGCAAGGAAATTCAACCCTGTTCCCTACATGATCGGAATCAACAAGCAGGAGTTTGGCTGGATTCTTCCAATG tcgaTGGGCTATCAACTCTCCGAAGGGAAACTGGACCAGAAGACAGCCATGTCACTCTTGTGGAACTCCCATCCCATTGTT AAAATTCCTAAGGAACTTATTCCAGAAGCCACTGAGAAGTACTTAGGAGGAACAGATGACCCTGTCAAAAAGAAAGACCTCTTCATGGACTTGGTGGGGGATGTGATATTTGGTGTCCCGTCTGTGATTGTGGCCCGAAACCACAGAG ATGCTGGAGCACCCACCTACATGTACGAGTTTCAGTATCGTCCAAGCTTCTCATCAGCCATGAAACCCAAGACGGTGATAGGAGACCATGGGGACGAGATCTTCTCTGTCTTTGGGGCCCCGTTTTTAAAAG AGGGTGGCTCTGAAGAGGAGATCAGACTTAGCGAGATGGTGATGAAATTCTGGGCCAATTTTGCTCGCAATGG AAACCCCAATGGGGAAGGCCTGCCCCACTGGCCAGAGTACAACCAGAAGGAAGGGTACCTACAGATTGGTGCCAAGACCCAGGCGGCCCAGAAGCTGAAGGACAAGGAAGTGGCTTTCTGGACTAACCTCTTTGGCAAGAAGGTGGTGGAGAAGCCAACTCAGACAGAACACATTGAGCTGTGA